A single Notoacmeibacter ruber DNA region contains:
- a CDS encoding ACP S-malonyltransferase: MKKTAVVICPGRGTYNKSELGYLKRHFPDPALLESFDALRRDEGQPTLAELDGAQTFSIAQHTRGDNASALIYAATLGDFLSIDRDEIEIVAVTGNSMGWYSALACAGALSPENGFRVANTMGTLMQRALIGGQLVYPFVDENWMAQPERRQTLLAKVDEIDARADHLLGLSIALGGMLVLAGNEAGLKAFEQEVEPVQQRFPMRLGNHAAFHTALQAPVAKQGREQLPSELFRQPNLPLIDGRGAIWWPDATPTEALRNYTLGAQVTETYDFTQAITIAAREFAPDLFIVTGPGTTLGGAVAQSLILARWLGMDSKTDFQAQHDDKPLLAAMGMAEQRKTVSKGVTE; encoded by the coding sequence ATGAAGAAGACGGCGGTCGTCATCTGCCCCGGCCGGGGCACATACAACAAGTCCGAACTCGGCTATCTGAAGCGCCATTTTCCGGACCCGGCTCTGCTAGAATCCTTCGACGCGCTGCGCCGGGACGAGGGTCAACCAACGCTCGCCGAACTGGATGGCGCACAGACGTTTTCCATTGCCCAGCATACGCGCGGCGACAATGCCTCCGCGCTGATCTATGCTGCGACACTGGGCGACTTTCTCTCCATCGACCGCGATGAGATCGAAATCGTCGCCGTGACCGGCAATTCGATGGGCTGGTATTCCGCCCTCGCCTGCGCCGGTGCGCTTTCGCCGGAAAACGGCTTTCGCGTCGCCAATACGATGGGTACGCTGATGCAGCGCGCCCTCATCGGCGGCCAGCTCGTCTATCCGTTCGTCGACGAAAACTGGATGGCGCAGCCCGAGCGTCGGCAGACGCTGCTCGCCAAAGTGGACGAGATCGACGCTCGCGCCGACCATCTGCTCGGGCTTTCCATCGCTCTTGGCGGAATGCTCGTGCTAGCGGGCAACGAGGCCGGTTTGAAAGCCTTCGAGCAAGAGGTGGAACCTGTTCAGCAGCGTTTTCCGATGCGTCTCGGCAACCACGCCGCCTTCCACACCGCGTTGCAGGCGCCCGTGGCGAAGCAGGGACGCGAGCAGCTTCCATCGGAACTGTTCCGTCAACCGAACCTGCCGCTGATTGACGGGCGCGGCGCCATCTGGTGGCCTGACGCTACGCCAACCGAGGCGCTGCGAAACTATACGCTCGGCGCACAGGTGACGGAGACCTATGATTTCACGCAAGCGATCACCATCGCGGCGCGGGAATTTGCGCCCGACCTCTTCATTGTCACGGGGCCGGGGACGACCCTCGGCGGCGCGGTGGCGCAATCGCTGATCCTTGCGCGCTGGTTGGGCATGGACAGCAAAACTGATTTTCAAGCGCAACATGATGACAAGCCGCTTCTGGCAGCCATGGGCATGGCGGAGCAGCGCAAAACCGTATCCAAAGGAGTGACAGAATGA